One window of the Pseudofrankia sp. DC12 genome contains the following:
- a CDS encoding NAD(P)-binding domain-containing protein translates to MSSISIIGTGNMARTIGARAVAGGNTVEVMGRDQSKAADLAKALGGGATTGEWGTAPAGDIVIVALLYDGVVPVVAQYGDALAGKVIVDISNPFNSTFDGLAHREETSIAQAVAKAAPASASVVKAFNTIFRHVLEKGQPDVFLAGDNAQAKASVEAFIESLGLRPLDVGGLKMAHWLEGAGVVTVGLANPMPVTGA, encoded by the coding sequence ATGAGCAGCATCAGCATCATCGGCACCGGGAACATGGCCCGCACCATCGGTGCGCGGGCGGTAGCGGGCGGCAACACGGTCGAGGTCATGGGCCGCGATCAGTCCAAGGCCGCTGACCTGGCCAAGGCTCTCGGCGGCGGCGCCACGACGGGAGAATGGGGAACCGCCCCGGCCGGGGACATCGTCATCGTGGCCCTGTTGTACGACGGCGTCGTGCCGGTCGTCGCCCAGTACGGAGACGCTCTCGCGGGCAAGGTTATCGTCGACATCAGCAATCCCTTCAATTCCACGTTCGACGGGCTAGCCCACCGCGAGGAGACCTCGATCGCGCAGGCAGTCGCCAAGGCGGCCCCGGCCAGCGCCAGCGTGGTGAAGGCGTTCAACACCATCTTCCGTCATGTCCTGGAGAAGGGCCAGCCCGACGTCTTCCTCGCTGGCGATAATGCGCAGGCCAAGGCAAGTGTGGAGGCGTTCATCGAGAGCCTCGGGCTGCGCCCGCTGGACGTCGGCGGCCTGAAAATGGCGCACTGGCTGGAAGGAGCGGGCGTGGTCACGGTGGGCCTCGCCAACCCAATGCCAGTGACTGGTGCTTGA